Proteins encoded in a region of the Gammaproteobacteria bacterium genome:
- the rlmD gene encoding 23S rRNA (uracil(1939)-C(5))-methyltransferase RlmD, translating to MTRRGRRSRKKLPQDPVELTIDRISHEGRGIASIDGKVAFVDGGLPGERVMARYLDTRSRFDEMSVVEVLEPGDCRVEPQCVYFGICGGCSLQHLSSDAQIAFKQDLLFDQFCHAAGLNEEDFEKLEIQRGQVFQYRRKARLAVRYVAKKGGALVGFREKHSTFITDMNTCKVLVKEIADLIEPLRELIDTLEARQVIPQFEAAAGENLAGEQTVALVMRHLEPLNGSDLEKLREFARRTGCEFYLQPKGMDSIHKLWPETGPDRLQYTLPDSDITMRFHPTDFVQVNESINRKAVSLAIDLLTLEPGDKVLDLFCGLGNFTLPLSRHCREVVGVEGSNEMVSRAEENAAFNNIANVRFDAANLYALSGHEFWFADKFDKILLDPPRSGALEIIDWIGNSGAKKIVYISCNPATLARDAARLLTKGYKLNRAGVMDMFPHTAHVESIAEFELRKA from the coding sequence ATGACCCGACGCGGACGGCGCAGCAGAAAAAAATTGCCGCAGGATCCGGTTGAATTGACTATTGATCGTATCAGTCATGAAGGCCGGGGCATTGCCAGTATTGACGGCAAAGTGGCATTCGTCGACGGGGGTTTGCCCGGCGAGCGGGTAATGGCGAGGTACCTGGATACCCGGTCTCGCTTCGATGAAATGTCGGTTGTAGAAGTGCTGGAGCCTGGTGATTGTCGCGTGGAGCCGCAGTGTGTCTATTTTGGGATCTGTGGTGGTTGTTCGTTGCAGCACCTTTCCTCCGACGCCCAGATAGCGTTTAAGCAGGATCTTTTATTCGATCAGTTCTGCCATGCCGCAGGGCTCAATGAAGAGGATTTTGAAAAACTGGAGATCCAGCGGGGCCAGGTATTTCAATATCGCCGCAAAGCTCGTCTGGCTGTCAGGTATGTTGCGAAAAAAGGCGGAGCTCTGGTGGGGTTCCGGGAGAAGCACAGCACTTTCATCACTGACATGAATACTTGCAAGGTGCTGGTAAAGGAAATCGCCGATTTGATCGAACCTTTGCGGGAGTTGATCGACACCCTGGAAGCGCGGCAGGTAATCCCCCAGTTTGAAGCCGCCGCCGGTGAAAACCTGGCTGGCGAACAGACCGTAGCACTGGTGATGCGCCATCTGGAGCCGCTGAATGGCAGCGATCTGGAAAAGCTGCGCGAGTTCGCCAGGCGAACCGGGTGTGAATTCTATTTGCAGCCCAAGGGCATGGACAGCATCCATAAACTCTGGCCTGAAACGGGGCCGGATCGCCTGCAATACACGTTGCCGGACAGTGACATCACCATGCGTTTTCATCCAACTGACTTTGTGCAGGTGAATGAGTCAATCAACCGGAAGGCGGTCTCTCTGGCAATCGACCTGCTGACGCTGGAGCCCGGGGATAAAGTGCTTGATCTCTTTTGTGGACTGGGAAACTTTACCTTGCCCTTGTCCCGCCACTGCAGGGAGGTGGTTGGTGTTGAAGGCAGCAATGAGATGGTCAGTCGGGCTGAGGAAAACGCCGCATTCAACAATATAGCCAATGTCAGATTTGATGCCGCCAATCTCTACGCACTCTCAGGCCACGAGTTCTGGTTCGCTGATAAGTTCGACAAGATCCTGCTTGACCCGCCGCGCTCCGGTGCGCTGGAAATCATCGACTGGATCGGGAACAGTGGCGCAAAGAAAATTGTCTATATTTCCTGTAATCCGGCCACTCTGGCACGGGATGCGGCGCGGCTGTTGACCAAGGGATATAAGTTGAACCGTGCTGGTGTGATGGATATG
- a CDS encoding DUF4845 domain-containing protein, translating into MVDIMGKSFKGPGYQRGVSKFGLLIMGLFVALFLTVGLKVGPLYMDNSVVNSLADELVADGTADRLRVDEIKQRFADALRLNSIYDFQLSDIEVARAGGRTAIRIAYERRIPLLANLDIVAVFDHTAQ; encoded by the coding sequence ATGGTGGACATTATGGGAAAAAGCTTCAAGGGCCCCGGCTACCAGCGGGGGGTTTCCAAGTTCGGTTTGCTTATCATGGGCTTGTTTGTAGCGCTGTTTCTTACGGTCGGCCTCAAGGTAGGTCCCCTGTACATGGATAACAGCGTGGTAAACTCGCTGGCGGACGAGCTGGTTGCAGACGGCACCGCAGACCGATTGCGGGTAGACGAAATCAAGCAGCGCTTTGCGGATGCACTGCGGCTTAATTCAATTTACGACTTCCAGCTTTCAGATATCGAAGTGGCCCGAGCAGGCGGTCGAACCGCTATCAGGATAGCCTATGAACGTCGGATACCGCTGCTCGCCAACCTGGATATCGTCGCCGTATTTGATCACACAGCTCAATAA
- the recO gene encoding DNA repair protein RecO: protein MDNRVFLQPAYVLHKQPFQNSSLLLDFFCLDYGRVRAVARGARRAQSKYRSQLQVFQPLLVSFTGKGDVKTVVSAESSVGAIELKGERLFSGFYVNELITRLVLSNVEHADLYQRYQETLIGLAGAGEIQGVLRRFEISLLDELGYGINLEQDCVSRQPIEAERTYLFVPDLGFEHVADIDDRAGQQMNLFSGKHILALRALEFSDRDCVKAAKLITRLALAAHLGGKPLHSRSLFARR, encoded by the coding sequence ATGGATAATCGTGTTTTTCTGCAGCCGGCTTACGTCCTGCACAAACAACCTTTTCAGAACAGCAGCCTGCTGCTGGATTTCTTTTGTCTGGATTACGGTCGGGTTCGTGCTGTGGCGCGGGGCGCCCGTCGGGCGCAATCCAAGTACCGCAGCCAGTTACAGGTGTTTCAGCCCCTGCTGGTATCGTTCACTGGCAAAGGAGACGTCAAAACAGTTGTCAGCGCAGAGAGCAGCGTCGGTGCAATCGAGTTAAAGGGAGAGCGGTTATTCAGCGGTTTTTACGTGAATGAACTGATTACTCGATTAGTGCTCAGTAATGTGGAACATGCGGACCTTTATCAGCGCTATCAGGAAACGCTGATTGGGCTCGCCGGGGCAGGAGAGATACAGGGAGTGCTGCGACGCTTTGAAATTTCGCTGCTTGATGAGCTGGGTTACGGAATCAATCTGGAACAGGATTGCGTGTCACGCCAGCCAATTGAGGCGGAACGCACCTATCTGTTCGTGCCGGATCTGGGGTTTGAGCACGTTGCCGATATTGATGATCGGGCCGGCCAGCAGATGAACCTGTTCTCGGGGAAACATATCCTGGCCCTCAGGGCTCTGGAATTCTCCGATCGGGACTGTGTGAAAGCCGCCAAGCTGATCACCAGGCTGGCACTGGCCGCTCATCTGGGTGGCAAACCGCTGCACAGTCGCAGCCTGTTCGCCCGGCGATAA
- the lepB gene encoding signal peptidase I yields the protein MDIDFALVLVILVAVCGAIWLLDSLLLRKARERSIDAYRQNQAASKPEKVAEQELDDLAREPVVVEYAKSFFPVLLIVLVLRSFVIEPYQIPTGSMIPTLEVGDFILVNKYAYGLRLPVIGTKLVEIGEPQRGEVMVFIPPHENKYYIKRVIGLPGDRIRYEDNLLYINGEQLPREYIGETEIEFGPERIPGSSYQEELGGVVHPIQLSDLQLGRQGRTSWIVPEGHYFMMGDNRDNSADSRVWGPVSETKIIGKAVAIWMHKDPGLHLPNFSRNQQIR from the coding sequence ATGGATATAGACTTTGCGTTAGTACTGGTAATACTGGTCGCCGTTTGCGGGGCTATCTGGCTGCTTGATTCACTGTTGCTTAGAAAAGCCAGGGAGCGGAGTATCGACGCCTATCGGCAGAACCAGGCGGCCTCGAAGCCAGAGAAAGTGGCTGAGCAGGAGCTGGATGACCTGGCCCGGGAACCCGTGGTGGTTGAATACGCGAAATCGTTTTTCCCGGTGTTGCTGATCGTTCTGGTATTGCGCTCTTTCGTGATCGAGCCTTATCAGATTCCGACTGGTTCGATGATACCTACGCTGGAGGTTGGTGATTTTATTCTGGTGAATAAATACGCCTATGGTTTGCGCCTTCCGGTTATTGGCACAAAACTGGTCGAGATTGGTGAGCCACAGCGCGGCGAGGTGATGGTCTTTATACCGCCCCATGAAAATAAATACTATATCAAGCGTGTTATCGGGCTCCCCGGGGACAGAATTCGCTACGAAGACAATCTGCTTTATATCAACGGTGAACAACTGCCCCGTGAATATATCGGCGAGACTGAGATCGAGTTCGGGCCCGAAAGAATCCCCGGTTCCTCCTATCAGGAGGAGCTTGGCGGCGTTGTACATCCTATCCAGCTCTCGGACCTGCAACTTGGGCGCCAGGGCAGGACCAGCTGGATTGTTCCGGAAGGGCACTATTTCATGATGGGTGACAACCGGGATAACAGTGCAGACAGCCGTGTTTGGGGGCCTGTTTCCGAGACCAAGATAATTGGTAAGGCGGTAGCAATCTGGATGCATAAGGATCCGGGGCTGCATTTGCCCAACTTTTCCCGTAATCAGCAGATACGGTAG
- the era gene encoding GTPase Era, giving the protein MIEEQGEQRSQRCGFIALVGRPNVGKSTLLNHLLRQKISITSRKPQTTRHRILGVHTTGDTQFIYVDTPGLHHERKKTLNRLMNETVEKVIQDVDVIFFLVERLAWTEEDELVLAALAKVKKPVLLLINKVDQVQDKTRLLPYIESLSGKMAFTEIIPISALKGHNLEIIDEIARKYLPEGEFLFPGDQVTDRSSRFLAAELIREKITRQLGDELPYEVTVEIETFKEKGKVLHVDGLILVEKPGQKQILIGKQGARLKSIGSQAREDMEEMFDQKVMLRLWVKVRSGWADNERALKSLGYSDTL; this is encoded by the coding sequence ATGATTGAAGAACAGGGAGAGCAAAGAAGCCAGCGATGCGGTTTTATCGCACTCGTCGGTCGACCCAATGTGGGTAAATCCACTTTGCTGAATCATCTGCTGCGGCAGAAAATAAGCATAACCTCCCGCAAACCGCAGACCACCCGCCACCGAATTCTTGGTGTGCATACCACCGGCGACACCCAGTTTATCTATGTGGATACGCCGGGACTACACCATGAACGCAAGAAAACCCTCAATCGGTTAATGAATGAAACCGTGGAAAAGGTCATTCAGGACGTGGATGTGATTTTCTTCCTGGTGGAAAGGCTGGCCTGGACGGAGGAAGATGAGCTGGTGCTGGCTGCGCTTGCGAAGGTCAAGAAACCAGTTCTGCTGCTTATCAACAAGGTCGATCAGGTGCAGGACAAGACCCGCCTGCTGCCCTACATTGAATCACTGTCCGGAAAAATGGCATTTACGGAAATCATTCCCATCTCGGCGCTCAAGGGCCACAACCTGGAGATTATCGACGAGATAGCCAGGAAGTATCTTCCCGAGGGTGAATTTCTTTTCCCCGGGGATCAGGTTACCGATCGCAGTTCCAGGTTTCTGGCGGCAGAACTGATCCGCGAAAAAATTACCCGCCAACTGGGCGATGAGCTGCCCTATGAAGTCACTGTTGAAATAGAGACTTTTAAGGAAAAGGGCAAAGTTCTGCACGTGGATGGACTGATTCTGGTCGAGAAACCCGGTCAAAAACAGATTCTCATCGGGAAACAGGGTGCCCGCCTGAAGTCCATCGGTTCTCAGGCACGCGAGGATATGGAAGAAATGTTTGACCAGAAGGTCATGCTGAGACTCTGGGTAAAGGTAAGATCCGGCTGGGCAGACAACGAGCGGGCTCTGAAGAGTCTTGGCTACTCAGACACCCTCTGA
- the cysM gene encoding cysteine synthase CysM, with translation MTYQTIDNLIGNTPLVRLQRLPGDTSNVILAKLEGNNPAGSVKDRPALNMIVQAELRGEIQPGDVLIEATSGNTGIALAMVCAIKGYQLTLIMPDNMSAERKASMTAYGAELILVTEQEGMEGARDLAIRLQQEGKGRVLDQFANQDNPNAHYMRTGPEIWRDTRGEVTHFVSSMGTTGTIMGVSRYLKEQNAAIEIVGLQPGEGSRIPGIRRWPEAYLPRIYEPARVDRIIDIEQKDAERTMRELARQEGIFCGVSSGGSIFGALQLSKQVKNATIVAIICDRGDRYLSTGVFN, from the coding sequence ATGACTTATCAAACTATCGATAATCTGATTGGCAATACCCCACTGGTCAGGTTGCAGAGGCTACCCGGTGATACTTCCAATGTCATTCTGGCAAAACTGGAGGGAAACAATCCGGCAGGCTCAGTCAAGGACCGGCCGGCTCTCAATATGATAGTGCAGGCCGAATTGCGGGGTGAGATACAGCCGGGTGATGTTCTGATCGAAGCGACCAGTGGAAACACCGGGATTGCGCTGGCAATGGTCTGTGCGATAAAGGGTTACCAGCTGACACTCATCATGCCGGACAACATGAGTGCTGAGCGTAAAGCATCGATGACCGCGTACGGCGCGGAGTTGATACTTGTTACTGAGCAGGAAGGTATGGAGGGGGCCAGGGATCTGGCAATACGACTGCAGCAGGAAGGAAAAGGCCGGGTGCTTGATCAATTTGCCAATCAGGACAATCCCAATGCTCATTACATGCGGACAGGACCGGAGATCTGGCGTGATACCCGCGGTGAGGTTACCCACTTCGTCTCTTCCATGGGCACGACCGGCACGATCATGGGTGTATCCAGGTACCTGAAAGAGCAGAATGCCGCAATTGAAATAGTGGGTCTGCAACCCGGAGAAGGCTCAAGAATTCCAGGCATCAGACGTTGGCCTGAAGCCTATCTGCCGAGAATTTACGAACCGGCACGGGTAGACCGGATTATTGATATTGAGCAGAAGGATGCCGAGCGCACAATGAGGGAGTTGGCGCGGCAAGAAGGAATTTTTTGCGGTGTATCCTCCGGGGGTAGCATCTTTGGCGCGCTGCAATTAAGCAAACAGGTCAAGAACGCCACGATAGTGGCTATTATCTGCGATCGTGGTGATCGTTATCTTTCCACTGGCGTTTTCAACTAG
- the rnc gene encoding ribonuclease III → MTVDRRKLESSLGYSFQDPNLLEQALTHRSAGKLHNERLEFLGDAVLDMVIAEKLFHHYPQATEGELSRMRANLVNGEVLADIAGDLGLGQHLNLGAGERKSGGKRRASILANVVEALIAAVFLESGLATAGSVIGTLYSHRLTSREISRTRKDSKTRLQELMQARGLPLPGYSVTEIIGEAHDQTFMVACQVALLDESKVGSGKNKRMAEQDAAEQVLAALEENDD, encoded by the coding sequence ATGACTGTGGATCGGAGGAAGCTCGAGTCAAGTCTCGGATATTCTTTCCAGGATCCGAACCTGCTGGAGCAGGCTCTTACCCATAGGAGCGCCGGCAAACTTCATAATGAAAGACTCGAATTCCTCGGTGATGCCGTACTGGATATGGTCATCGCAGAGAAACTGTTTCACCATTACCCCCAGGCCACAGAAGGCGAGCTGAGCCGCATGCGTGCCAACCTGGTTAATGGTGAAGTTCTCGCCGACATTGCCGGTGATCTGGGCCTGGGGCAGCATCTTAACCTCGGCGCAGGTGAGCGGAAAAGCGGTGGCAAGCGCAGGGCATCCATTCTGGCAAATGTCGTCGAAGCCCTGATTGCCGCAGTCTTTCTGGAAAGTGGCCTGGCCACCGCTGGCTCTGTCATCGGCACGCTGTACAGTCACCGGCTCACTTCCAGAGAGATAAGCAGAACCCGCAAGGACAGTAAGACGCGGCTGCAGGAATTGATGCAGGCGCGGGGACTGCCACTGCCTGGATATAGCGTCACCGAAATAATCGGTGAGGCGCACGATCAGACCTTTATGGTGGCCTGCCAGGTTGCCTTGCTTGACGAATCAAAGGTCGGCAGTGGCAAAAATAAACGAATGGCTGAACAGGATGCGGCCGAGCAGGTGCTCGCTGCGTTGGAAGAAAACGATGATTGA